The stretch of DNA CAGTCGTAGTTGTTTGGGCGAGTCGCCTTGTAGATTGTTCCGCGCTTCCATAATTCAATAAAGGTGGATTGTGTCAGGATTCTGTATTCTTCAGAGTCTGTTCTGTAATAGTTTGCAAAATTGCCAGAGAGTCCTAGGCTTTTCATTATCTGTAACATTTCTGCTTCTAGGTCGTCCAGAGAACTCTTGCACAACTCCAAGAACTTGCTTCGCTCCGTTTCCTGCATCCTGATGTTGTGCTTTTTTTCTGTGTATAGTTCTACTGGCAGTCCATTTCGGTCTATACCAATTGGAAAATACACATGATTGCCGTTCATTCGTGCAGTTCTAGCTATCATGTCTATCTGGGAATAGTGAGCTGCCGCTCCAATGTGCCAAGGCCTACCGGACGGATATGGAGGGGGTGTGTCTATGACAAAATTCTTGTTTTCAGGCACAAAATCGTACAGGCCAGAGTCTACCCACTGTTTTAGGATCTTTGCTTCAAGCTCTGGATTCCATGCGGTCTCTTTGATCTTTGGTTCCATGCCTAATACTTGGAAATCTTGGAAATCAGGTGTGCGCCTTTGTTGTATCCTTCGTAAATGTATACGCCTACGGCTTCAATGTTCTTTGGTAGCTTGGGCACTAGGAGCTTGATTATCTCAGTAGAGAGATTTTCCACTGTAGCTTCGCCTTCTAGGAGAAATGTGGTATTTTTTGGTACTTGCATGTCAAACATTCCCTTTGGTCCCTCAAATGATATTCTATAATGTGATTGATCTTCTGTTCTGAGGTATTTTCTGTTTATGAAGAACTTATGATCCAAAATTCCGATTACTTCTTTGATGATTTTTTTTGCCTCACCAAAATCAATTAGCAAATTGTTTTTCATATCACCTACTAACTCCACTAGAACAGTGGATGTGTGGCCGTGCAGAATGGAGCATTTTTCAACTAGTGGTAAAATATGCGCATAGTCAAATGCAAACGATGGGTCCTCAATGAAGATAGAGCCGGATTGGGCGTCCTTGGTGTCGTAAAACACAATCTCTTCTAGCTCTTTGAGCTTTGCAGCAAACTGTGGATGGCCTATTGCCATGATGGTGTGGTTGTCTGATTTTATCTCCTTGTATTTTGCAATGTCTGACTCTGAATCAATTACCTCGATTAGCTTGCCGTCGCTTGTTTTGAAATCAACCAGTACTGTTTTTCCGCTTGACAGTGTCAACTTGTGCTGGTATTCGTATGATGTTCCCAAAAACGAGAGCATCTGTGCGATGGATAATTCCGTTCTTGATTTTAACAGAGTACCGTTTTTGTCAATGTATCTAAAATCCGAATCTAGTATGGTGGAATTGGTCAGTGTCATTTGCAAAATGCCTCTGTTTTGTGCCTATATATTCAATAGAGCTGCTGAGCCTAGATTGCAGACTCGATGAACTTGGCAAGCTCAACATCGTTTTGTGTAATGCCGCCAGCGTCGTGAGTCATTAGGTCTATTGTGATTCTGTTATACACATTGAACCATTCTGGATGGTGATTCATCTTTTCTGCATGCAAGGCGACTTTGGTCATAAACGAAAATGCTTCGACAAAATCAGAAAATGCAAAGTCTTTGTGCAGTTTGCCGTTTTTTACTGCCCAACCGCTTAATGATTTTAGTTCGTTTTTGATTTGCTCATCAGATAGTGACATTGGTCTCATTATACTGTGGTATAACAATTGGATAATAGTCTTTACCAAACAGTAACTTCTTTGTATGGGGGTATAATTGCAAAAACATGAATCTTGGTGTGTTGTTGGAAAAAATCAAATCTGCAATAACGCAAACTGTGCCGTCTAAAAAAATTGGAATTGCATTTTCTGGCGGAGTTGACAGCACCCTGATTGCCAAACTATGCAACATAATGAATTATGATGTTACATTACTCACAATAGGATTTGCAGACTCACATGACATTAAATTTGCAAAACAAGTCAACGAATTTCTCAAATTACCACATCATGTCTTGGAGATAAATCCTGACGAGTTTGATTCCATTTCAAAAAAAATCAACACCACAATAAACACTGACAATCTGTCTTGGAATGAAAACAGTATTGCATTTTATCATGTATCCAAGCTTGCACAAAGTCTTGGGTTGGATATGGTGGTAACGGCAAATGGAATAGATGAGTTGTTTTGTGGCTATAATGGGTACCGGGACGCAATAAAACAAGGAAATGATGCCGTAATGGTTCTGATGGATGCCAAGCTAGACAATGAAATCAATATGATGAGAGCAATAAATCAGATCTGCTTTGAGTTTGGCGTCAAAATAGTCCAACCGTTATTGTCTGAGGATTTTATCAAATTTGCCAAGACCATTCCAATAGATCAGAAAATTACAGATGAAAATGATCTGCAAAGAAAGCACATTATACGAAAGCTTGCCATTGAAGTGGGCGTTCCGGATTTGTCTGCAAATGCAAGAAAAAAGGCATTACAGTATGGCTCTATGATTCACAAAGCACTGCTAAAGTCTAGATGAATTTTTTGCAGATTTTATTTACTGTATTGTTTACGTTTGTGATTATTTGAGGCGCTGCACCCAAGTGGCTTTGCGGCGTAAATATTTCGTCTATTTCACTTTCTGTTAGCTTTGATGAAACGGCTTTGTCGTTTTTGATTGCATCAGAGTAATCGATTCCCTTGTCATGGGCTTCAAATGCAACTCGCTGGACATCTCTATATGCAACAAATCTTGGAACGCCTTTTTTGATCAAGGCCTCCAAGACAAATTCTGCAAAGATTTGCCCTTTGGTGACATACAGGTTTTGCTCTATCTTTTCCGTGTTTACTCGTAACTTGTCAATGATTCTGAGCATCGTCTCTAGCATTTCATCAAGCAAAATGGAGCACATTGGTATTGTGAATCTCTCGTTTGCCGAGTTTGATAGGTCTCGCTCATGCCATAGGGGGATGTTTTCAAATGATGCGCTCATCTGACTGCGCAATAACTTTGACAGTGATGATATTCGCTCACTTTTGATTGGGTTTCTCTTGACTGGAACTGCACTGCTTCCCATCTGACCTTCCTTGAAATGCTCTGCCACTTCGGCGATTTCGGTTCTCTGCAAATTTCTAATCTCTATTGAGATTTTTTCTAGTGTGCTTCCAATTAGAGCAAGCTGAAAAACATATTCTGCGTATCGCTCTCGCGGTATGATCTGAGTGGTGACCTCTACTGGGAACAATCCTAGCCTTTTTGAGACTCGTCTTTGGACCTCGATTGCCTTTGCACCCATTAGTGAGCCAGTACCTACTACACCAAGTGTCTTGCACAACAGAACTCGCTTTTTTATCTCTTCGATTCGCTCTACGTGTTTTGCCATCTCGGATGCCCAGTTTGCGAATTTTAATCCAAATGAAATGATACTTGCGTGCTGGCCGTGCGTTCGTCCAACTGCTGGAACCTCTCTGTGCTCTATTGCCTTTTTTGCCAAAAGCAGAGCCAGTCTTGCGACCTTTGGCTCTATTATTGCTAGTGCGTCTCTCATCTGCATTGATGTGCTGGTATCAACCAAGTCGTTGCTTGTTAAACCATAGTGAATCCACGGCCTTGCATTTACTTGGCATTTCTCACTTAGTGCTTCTACCAGAGCAGCAGTGTCATGATCTGATTTTGCCTCTAGCTGCTTTACCCGCTTGGCAGAGATTTTACCGGATCTTGATGCGGCAAAAATGTTTTGGGCAGATTTTTTTGGAATCATGCCAATTTCTCCCTGTGAAATGGCAGCTGCTCCCTCGATTTGCAACTGATAGTCTATTTTTTTCTGATCATCAAAGACAGCAAGCATCTCTTTTGTGCCATATCGGCCGCTGTCAATTGGTAAAATAGGCAATAATTAACTTTGGAATCGTATCAAAAATAAATCTACTTATGATTTAAATTGCAACCAAACAGCTTAATCGATAATGTCAGGTATTACACCAAAAAAAATTCGAGATAACGTATACCAAATAGATGCTGATTCCAGCAAGGGCATGAAGGTTCCAGTCACAATTTACGCAGACGAAGGACTAATTGCAAAAATGATGACTGACAGGACTCTATCTCAGGCAATGAATGTGGCAACTCTGCCAGGAATCCAAGGCAGTGCAGTGGTTCTGCCAGACGGACACGAAGGATATGGATTTCCAGTGGGTGGCGTTGCAGCAATGGATGCAGAAGAGGGAATGATCAGCCCTGGGGGTGTCGGCTATGATATCAACTGTGGTGTCAGATTACTGAGAATGAATTTATCAGAAAAAGAGGTTAGGCCAAAACTAAAGGAACTAGTAACAGACCTTTTCAATTCAATTCCTTCAGGCGTTGGCTCCGAAGGCGCAATCAAGCTAAACTATTCTCAATTAGACGAGGTTCTAGTTCGCGGCGTGAACTGGGCAATTGATCACGGTTATGGAACCGAAGACGATGCCGATGTCTGCGAAGAAAACGGCCAAATAAAAAATGCAGACCCAAGCAAAGTATCCAATACCGCAAGAAAGCGAGGCGCACCACAGCTAGGAAGTCTTGGCTCTGGCAATCATTTCCTTGAGGTGCAAAAAATAGAAAAAATCTATGACGAAGAGGCGGCAAAAAGAATGGGGATCCAAGAAGGAAACGTTACAGTTTTGATTCACTGCGGCTCTAGGGGATTTGGCCACCAGATCTGCTCTGATTATCTACGGGTATCAGAACAAGCTTTACGAAAATACAACATCGATCTGCCAGACAGAGAGCTTGCATGCGTGCCAAACACATCCGAAGAGGGTGAATCATATCGAAAAGCAATGTTTGCCGCACTGAATTTTGCGTGGAGCAACAGACAGATGCTGACTCACTGGACTAGAAAATCATTTGAGCGAGTCTTCAAGAGCACAGAGGCAGACTTGGATATGAAGCTAGTATATGACGTTGCACACAATATTGCCAAGGTTGAAAAGCACAAAATTGACGGCAAAGAAAAATCAGTAGTAGTTCACCGCAAAGGTGCAACTAGAGCATTTCCTGCAAACAGGGATGAAATTCCATCAAAGTACAGAGACCTGGGCCAACCTGTTTTGATTCCAGGTTCAATGGGAACTGGCAGCTGGATTTTGCTTGGCAAGCCAAACTCGATGAGCCTAAGCTTTGGTTCTACTGCGCACGGTGCAGGACGAATGATGTCACGCTCAAAGGCGAGGCGCGACTTTACAGAAGAACAGGTAAAAAAATCACTAAGTGATAAAGGAATTTTCATAAAATCATTGACTAGGGATGGCGTAGTCGAAGAGACACCAGAGGCGTACAAAGACGTGGATGCAGTAGTAAACGTATCACATGAGTTAGGAATTGCAACCAAGGTGGCAAAGCTAGTCCCAATTGGCGTGATAAAGGGTTGAGCGAAGACAGAGAACTAGAAGCACTCAAGGCAAGGCGCCTAGCAGAGATGAGAAAAAACATTGCGTCCCAGTCTCAAAAACAAGAAAAAACACAGGCTGCAGCCCAGCCATCATATAGGGAAATTGTGATTTCTCATCTTGGATATCGAGGAATGGAGGTACTGCAAAATGCCGAATCACAATTCCCAAATGAGGCAAAAATGGTAATTGATAGGCTAGGCCAATTGTTTCAGACTGGAGAAATAAATGAAGAAATCGACGGCGGACAGCTCTTGGCATTGTTCAGATCAGTTGGAATCCATGTGCGAATGCAAACCAAGATCAACATCGAGCAAGACGGAAAATTCGTCTCACTATCAGATAAGCTAAGCAAGACTGATGAAAATGAAAATATTTGAAGTAAGCTCGACTGATTTTCTAGAAGACAAGCGCCTGATTAACAACGCGTTAGCAGACATGGCGTCACAGTTTGGCCTGCCAAATGACTTTGTGTTTGGCGAGCCCACATCGCGATTTGGCTGGACATTTTTTCGACTCTGGATAAAGCCAAGCTTGCAAGAGGCAATAAACCAAAAATTCGATGATATGATCCGAAGGTACAAAGGCAAGCCTGAAGAAAAATTTACTTTTTTTATTGCGGATTATTTTCAAGCCAAAGGCTGTAAAACCAAAGTAAAGCTGATTGATGCCTAGACTCTTCTTCCTCTCTTTCCACCCTTCTTTCGTGTGGTGTCGTGAGGAATTGGTGTGACATCGTCGATTCGACCGATTTTGAATCCGCCTCTTGCCAGTGCTCTAATGGCTGCTTGTGCACCAGGTCCTGGAACTCGAGAGCCTACGCCGCCTACTGCTCGCACTCTGATATGAAAGCCAGTAAAGCCTTTTGCCTTTGCTGCCTCTACTACTGCGTTTGATGATTTCATTGCAGCAAATGGGGATGATTCGTATCTGTCAGCTGTTACGTGCACACCGCCGGAGCTGATTGCCACGGTTTCCGCGCCAGTAAGATCAGTCATGTGTACTATGGTATTGTTGTAGCTACTATAGATGTGAGCAATACCCCACTTGTCGACTTGTTCTTCTGACATTGGTTACCCAAAGTTTGGTGGTTTTAAAAAGCTATGTCGGCTAGCTGAGCGGCAAATTATGTAAAATGCCGCCATCCCTTGTTTTTGATTGGGATTTGCTTTTTTCCAGACTGTAAAAAGACACCTTTGCCGCTTTGCACATGGCCAATCTGAATCAGACTTATCTTGCACTTTTTGGCAATCTTTTCCAGTCTTGGCAGGTTTTTTTGGGAAACGGTTGCGACTATCTCGTATTCTTCTCCAGAGTTAAACACAAGATCTAGGGGATTTTTCCTGTTTGCCCTTGCAAATTCATCCAATCCGTTTTCTTTTGGTATGGTACTAATGACAAATTTCTTTTTGCTTGCACTTGCAAGCTCTATCAGAGTAGTTGATAGCCCATCACTAGAATCCATTGAGGAATCAAGATACTTTGAGGCCAAAACGCCAAATTTGAGCTGCGGTCTTGGCTCTATGACAGAATTGATGGCATCTTTTCTGAATTTGCCGCTAGATCTGCCATTCTTTAGCAAAATACCCAGGCCTGCCCCTGTCTTGCCAAATGTTCCGGTGGTGATTATGATGTCGCCGACTTTGGCGCCGCTTCGTGGAGTTATTTTCTTGGCAACACCAAACAACATGACTGAAATCACGATTTCCTTTGCCTCGTTTGTGTCTCCGCCAAGAATTTTTACGCCAAACTGCCTTGACGCCTCTCTGAACCCAGATGCGAGTCTTACTAGTTTTGTTCTTGGATAGTTGCGCGGCAACGACACGGAAATGATTCCGTGCTTTGGCTTTACCCCCTTTGATGCAAAATCGCTTAGCGGTGCAACCATGCTTTTTTTGGCAATCTGCTCTGGACTCATCTGTGGTGGAACATCCGTGCTTTGTACCAGTGTGTCTGTTTTGATTACGCCAAAATTTTTGCCTAGGCGAAATATTTCCACATCTTCATGAGTAGTTGAGACTAGATTTTTCTGTAAAATGGAAATTATCTTTTTTTCATCTAGCTTGGTCATGGCTTTGTCTTGTTAGGATGGTGATCTCTTTTTGAATCTGTTGAGCCTTGCTCAAGTCATTTGACTCTACAGATATTCTGATAATGTCCTCGGTGTTTGACTTTCTAACCAATGCCCAAGTGTCTTCGTCTATTGTGACTTTGATTCCATCAATAGTGATCGTTCTTCCAAATTTTTGCCTTAGCTTCTTTTCTAGTATGACAAGTGTTTTGTCGTGCAGGTGTGATTCAACATCAATTTTGGTTCGAAGCTGATGATAACTAGCAACAAACTCTATTACTTTATCGATTATTTTTTTGCCAGTCATTGCAGCAATTAGTCCCGATGTCAAAATTCCGTCCCGGCACATGTTAAATTCTGGCAGAATAAATCCACCACTGCTTCCCTCGCCTCCTGCTTGGCACCTTTGCTTTAACATTGCATCAATGACGTTTGCCTCGCCGACCTTTGAGCGAACCACTGAACCTCCATGTTCTTTGATGTATTTTTCGACTGCAATGCTGGTATCTATGCTAAGACAGAATTTCTTGTAGCCTAGTTCTAGTGCCTTGATGACACCTAATGCAAGTGTAGTGTCAGGTGATTGCTTTTTGCCGTCTTTTACAACTACTAGTCTGTCACCATCAAGATCAAAGGCAAACCCGATGTCGTTCTTTTTGCTTGCAGAAACCAACTGTGTAAGCTTGTCTGCTGTCGGGTCTGGGCCACGGCTAGCGGATTTTTCATTAATGATATGTACCTGGCATCCTAGTTTTTTTAAAAGCAGGGGGGCAACATTTGCCGCAGCTCCTCCTCCGATGTCTATTGCTATCTTAGGTGAGTGTCTTATTTTGCCGATAATTTCTACCGCATCGTCCACATAACTTGAGGTGATTTTGTGTTCTGTACCAAATTTTGCGATTTTATGTTGCTTTTTCTTGATGATGTGGGCAAATTCCCGTTCATTTGGCCCGCGACCGTTTATGATGAATTTCAGACCATTCCATTGCAGTGGATTGTGTGATGACGTGATTATCAGTCCTGCATCATATTTTCTTGCCTCTCGGAATACCACTGGGGTTGGCACCATTCCCAAATTGTACACGTCGATTCCGCACTCTAGGAGGGCGGCTATTGCAACACTACTTACCATCTCCCTTGACGGCCTAGTGTCATGTCCTACGACGCACTTTTTTGATGGTATTGCATGGGCAAAGTTTCTACAAAACTCCAAAACATCTGGAAGCGTCAGATCGTCTCCGAAAATTCCGCGAATCCCAGAAATGGATTTTTTCAATGGTCAGAAACCTGAAATGCTTTTTATAAACTCTGATAACACTGCCCTCCATGCCTCGATAGCTCAGCCTGGTAGAGCGAAAGTTTCGTAAACTTTAGGTCGTGGGTCCAAATCCCACTCGGGGCTTCTTTACGATCAAAAATTATTCATCAAGGGTTTCGATGTCGACTTCAAGTTCTTTGGCGAGACCTTCCCACCATTTGTTAGTCTGCTCTGTCATACTCCCCAAAAAATATCATAAAATGCTCCTTTATAGATCTGTCGGTTTGTGATCAGTACAGCATGATCCACTGATCAGCTAAGCTTGTTTTCGTTTTCTTTTTGCGCGGTTGTACATTATGATTGCAAGTGCGCCGCCTGCGCATCCCCAAAACACTGGCCATCGAAGCGGATCATTTGTCATACCAACAAAAGAATAGATCGTTCCGCCAATTAGTGCGAATCCGATTAGCTCAAGGACCTTGCTCATAAGAGGCAGAATAATCGAAAAGATATATTGTTTGTTTGCTGTCTGATATTGTGGACAAGTATCTCCTAATGATGCTAATTGTTCTGACGATGGGAATGGGATTTGCCATTTTCAAGGAGCCCCCAAGCCTGGAATTGTTTTATGCGCAGCTGGCAGGGGCATTCATCATAGTTGGATATTCTACATACAAGGAACGAAAAACTCGAAAAAGTTCTAAATAGTACTAAAGATCTAGACCGAAGCCTTGTGCCAAGTCATGGAATCGCTTGTAAGATTCTAGGTATTGTCTTCCTTTTGGTGTGATGACATAGGTGTTCTTTCCATCAAACTCGATTTTGTTTATCAGTCCTGCTCCAGTCAAGTTTTCAATGAACTTGGCTAGTCGAGAGTGTGACAGATTTGCTTGTGTTAGAAGCGATGTTACCTTGATTCCCTCTTGTCCACACTGTTCAGTAGCTGTTAGCAGATCTGCTACTATTTGCATACTGGTACGATATGTGGCCATTGTACTTCGAGTGTAATTCTAGGATATAAGGGTATTAACCTTTCTCACGATTGCTTAATAACCAAACACAAACCCCCGAACAAAGTGTCCGGTACGATTGCTTGGTATGATGATTTTCTTGGCGTGGCCTATAGGTATTTTGATCTGCGAATGAATGTGGTTCCGCTCTTTTCTGATCGGAAAAAGGCAACCGACATCTGGAACGAATACGTCCATTGGTGGGGCGACCATGACATCAAACTGAGATTCGTAGAGACGGGCGATCATTACTGGTTTATTGTCGCATCTGAAACCAGAAGACCGGGCCACAACATGGCATTTTTCAAGCTGTTGCCCAAGTCTGCTCACTATGCCAGATTCAAAAAGGGACATCTGGGTGAGGCGTACTTTAGGTTTGCAACCTATTCACAAAAAGAAGAAAAAGACGTCAAGGACGATGCAGTGTGTAACTGTACACACACCAAAGAAGATCATGACGGCAAGTGCCAAGCAGACGGATGCGGCTGTGAACAGTTCCAAACATTTGAACTCCGACTGCTCAAGAAAAAGAAGACTGTAACTGACATCAAATTCCTAGAGGAAAAAGATGTCAAGGACGACCCTGTTGCATGGAATTGCCTTTATGTGAACAAGTACAAAAATTCTGCCTAGTTATTTTTCGTCCATGCTGACTCGGACATGTTCGCCGGGATAGTGCTCATAGATCTTTTGTGAATAACATTTGCCGCACAAAACTCCTTTGATGTTCCATTCCGGCATTCCCACGTATTTGTGTGGCACTGGTCCTTTGCATAATGCGCATTTGTCTGCGTCAGCCAAGCAATGTGGATTTTTTTGTGTCTATATAAAAATCATGGCCATTTTTTGGTGTGATCAAAAAATTTGTTAAATAATGGTGTGTCTCAGAAAAAGCTGCGGTAGATTGTCTGGCCATTGTAAATCTCCTGCAATTTTTACCATGGCTGGCAACTATCGCTTTACAATAAACTGTTGACTAGTTTTCTGATGCTCTCGATTTCCTCTTCTTCTTGGCGTATTTTCTTATCCACTACGCGTAACATTGCCTCATTCCATACGTGATGGGAAAAGAAGTTGTGCTTGGTGTTTGCTCGCTCAATTTCATCTTCTACTACCGTATCTTCGAGAAATCTTGTCACTACGCCATCTGTTAGTTTTAGAATGCGTTCGTTGAGCTTGGAGCTCTTAAAGATTGGCTCTACTTTGGCAATGTCTTCTTTGAAGTCACCTTTTGTGTTCAGGATGCCTTTGTGTATTATTCTAAAGTACACTGCGACAAAAAACAATGTAGCGTATCTTTTTGTCTTGTGCCCTCCACGTTTTCCATAACCTAGTGATTTTTTGGCGTATTCTTTTACCAAATACGGATAGAGCAGCAGTCTGTAGTCATCCTTTAGGTTTTCATTGAATACATCGTCGTATTTGCTTCCGCGAGGCAAAAACTGCGCAGGTGAACTGTATGATTCGGTTGGTCTTTGCTCAATTCCTGCAACCAAAGCCTGTATTGCGTCTTTTGCAACAATTACTTTTTTGTGATTGTCAGGCAGGTATTTGTTGTATGTAGTGTCGCCCTTGAACTCACCCTGCTGCGACTTTGTCTTGGAATCAAACGAGCCTGCCTGTATTTCGTAAAAGTATCCCCGGTTTTCAAGCTGGGATTTGACAGACTTGTGAAAATCCATCAGCGATACTAGATCCTTTCCTCGTACAGAGTTTTGCGAGTTTCTGTATTTTGTGATGTTGTTTTGGTCCAGCTCGTCGTCTGCTCTTATTATGGTGACCGTGATGCTGCCGTCCAAGTTGTTGGTTCTCTTGGCATGATCTAAAATAGAGTTTGATGTCTGCGCACCGTTTACTATTTGCGGTGCGTGCAACATCAGAGTATTGTCTTCTAGCTCCTCAAAATTGCTAACTACGATTGTGATTCCGTTGTTATAGTAAAAGAACTTGTCAGGAGAATTTTGTAATGTGTCTCGAATTCCCTTGTTTACGTTTGTCTTAAACTGCATCCACTGCCTGATGTTTGACTCAAAGACATAGTCCCTGTTTTTAATGACAAAATCTGTCAGCTCTCGAAGCTTTAGTATGCCGACTACGGTGTTTTTGTAGCGAATTCTCTCTTCCAGTCGTATCTTGGATTTTTTTCCCGCCGCTGGTTTTTTTATTCGATCCCATAGCGACTTGACAATTTTATCCAAGCCCATTATCTCTAGTGTGTCATCACCGTCATAGTTTACCGGCTGGTTTGTAACATAACAGCACTCGACTTTGAGGTTTTTTTCTTGGATCTTTGTTACTAGGTTTGCAAGCTCTGGCCTCATCTTGGTGATGTCTTTGCTTAACAGCCTTCTGACGTCTTCTTTGAACTTGGCAATTGCCTCTTCAGAGTGTGCAGTGCCGTATTTTGACTGAAATAATCTTATTTTATTGTCTGAAAAATCCACTGGCAGATAAGCGTCAATTCCAAGATCGTTTGCACCATCGATTATAGAGTCTGAAGCGTCGTCTTCTGTTGCCTCGTACACCCGAGTCAAGACCCAGTGCAGGAAATTGTAGCCTTTTTCTACGTCGCTTTTTCCACTTTCGACATATTCTATTATACTGTCCTTGATGTTCTCGGAAAATCCCTCCAATGGCTGCTCTGCCTTTTTTTGAATCAATAACGACTGTGAGCCTGGAATGTATTCTAGCAAACCATTACTTCTTTCTGCCATGGTATGGTGTGGTAGTGCTGGCTTTAGAATGGCAGGTTATTGTATAATGACCTAATGTAATCATGCGTAGGCA from Candidatus Nitrosotenuis aquarius encodes:
- a CDS encoding AIPR family protein; the protein is MAERSNGLLEYIPGSQSLLIQKKAEQPLEGFSENIKDSIIEYVESGKSDVEKGYNFLHWVLTRVYEATEDDASDSIIDGANDLGIDAYLPVDFSDNKIRLFQSKYGTAHSEEAIAKFKEDVRRLLSKDITKMRPELANLVTKIQEKNLKVECCYVTNQPVNYDGDDTLEIMGLDKIVKSLWDRIKKPAAGKKSKIRLEERIRYKNTVVGILKLRELTDFVIKNRDYVFESNIRQWMQFKTNVNKGIRDTLQNSPDKFFYYNNGITIVVSNFEELEDNTLMLHAPQIVNGAQTSNSILDHAKRTNNLDGSITVTIIRADDELDQNNITKYRNSQNSVRGKDLVSLMDFHKSVKSQLENRGYFYEIQAGSFDSKTKSQQGEFKGDTTYNKYLPDNHKKVIVAKDAIQALVAGIEQRPTESYSSPAQFLPRGSKYDDVFNENLKDDYRLLLYPYLVKEYAKKSLGYGKRGGHKTKRYATLFFVAVYFRIIHKGILNTKGDFKEDIAKVEPIFKSSKLNERILKLTDGVVTRFLEDTVVEDEIERANTKHNFFSHHVWNEAMLRVVDKKIRQEEEEIESIRKLVNSLL